A portion of the Pseudarthrobacter defluvii genome contains these proteins:
- a CDS encoding FAD-dependent oxidoreductase, producing the protein MKIVSGTAAETYDVVVVGSGAGALTAGATAARAGKSVIILEKSDLLGGTSAVSGGMLWVADNHHARDAGVTDSKAAAADYVRAVARGRGRGELLDAALNYGDQMLQFVEDECGVRFIFLDNFPDYRQDLPGALDGGRTIEPELFNSGDALGSLTAHVRTDGRAPFTMQEYEAWGAFTRFPWAELDQRQKDGFVAKGQALVSMLLASLVRSGAALATGARGHRLVTDGGRVTGVELETGEIIRANDGVVLATGGFEWDKALADSMLASRLYTMCSPPSNTGDGLRMSQRIGGQTRGTREAWWAPMSVTGDTRDGQPIGTLLRFERQGPGSIMVNRHGRRFANESQNYNDLARCLQSWDSAANQTLNTPAHVVVDHAYMERYGILAHRAGQPTPAYLTEAATVEELAMKINVPVRNLVETVARFNGFAARGEDPDFGRGESAYDKYWGDADNAYPNPSLAPLQTGPFYAMEVVNGAFGTNGGIATDGLARVLDVDNRPIEGLFAAGNTTESAYAAGYPGAGATLGPIMTMGYLAGRTIAGQDPEYVPGSLAGGNHAAELVGA; encoded by the coding sequence ATGAAAATCGTCAGTGGAACCGCAGCGGAAACGTACGACGTCGTCGTCGTGGGTTCCGGCGCCGGCGCCCTCACTGCGGGGGCCACCGCAGCCCGGGCCGGCAAATCTGTAATCATCCTGGAAAAGAGCGACCTGCTGGGCGGCACCTCCGCCGTGTCCGGCGGCATGCTGTGGGTGGCGGACAACCACCACGCCCGCGACGCGGGCGTCACCGATTCCAAGGCCGCGGCAGCCGATTATGTGCGTGCGGTGGCCAGGGGCCGCGGCCGCGGGGAACTGCTGGATGCAGCGTTGAACTACGGGGACCAGATGCTGCAGTTCGTGGAGGACGAGTGCGGCGTGCGCTTCATTTTCCTGGACAACTTCCCGGATTACCGCCAGGACCTGCCCGGCGCGCTCGACGGCGGACGCACCATCGAACCGGAACTCTTCAACAGCGGGGATGCCCTGGGTTCCCTCACCGCACATGTCCGCACGGACGGCCGCGCTCCGTTCACAATGCAGGAGTACGAGGCCTGGGGCGCTTTCACCAGGTTCCCCTGGGCGGAGCTGGACCAGCGCCAGAAAGACGGTTTTGTGGCGAAGGGCCAGGCGCTGGTGTCCATGCTGCTGGCCAGCCTGGTCCGGAGCGGTGCGGCCCTGGCCACGGGCGCCCGCGGGCACCGGCTGGTGACCGACGGCGGCCGGGTAACTGGCGTGGAGCTCGAAACCGGCGAGATCATCCGGGCCAACGACGGCGTGGTGCTGGCCACCGGGGGCTTCGAATGGGACAAGGCCCTGGCCGATTCGATGCTGGCCTCACGGCTGTACACCATGTGCTCGCCGCCTTCCAACACCGGTGACGGCCTGCGGATGTCCCAGCGTATCGGCGGGCAGACCCGCGGCACCCGCGAGGCCTGGTGGGCACCCATGTCGGTGACCGGCGATACCCGGGACGGGCAGCCGATCGGCACCCTCCTCCGGTTCGAACGCCAGGGCCCGGGATCCATCATGGTGAACCGGCACGGTCGCCGCTTCGCCAACGAATCCCAGAACTACAACGACCTGGCCCGGTGCCTGCAGTCGTGGGACTCCGCCGCGAACCAGACCCTCAACACCCCCGCCCATGTGGTCGTGGACCACGCCTACATGGAGCGCTACGGCATCCTGGCCCACCGCGCCGGCCAGCCCACGCCGGCCTACCTGACCGAGGCGGCCACAGTGGAAGAGCTCGCCATGAAGATCAACGTTCCCGTCCGGAACCTCGTGGAGACTGTGGCCCGGTTCAACGGCTTCGCCGCCCGGGGCGAGGATCCGGACTTCGGCCGCGGCGAGAGCGCCTACGACAAATACTGGGGAGACGCGGACAACGCCTACCCCAACCCGTCCCTGGCTCCGCTGCAGACCGGACCGTTCTACGCCATGGAGGTGGTCAACGGCGCGTTCGGTACCAACGGCGGCATCGCCACCGACGGGCTGGCCCGCGTGCTCGACGTCGACAACCGCCCCATCGAGGGCCTGTTCGCCGCCGGCAATACCACCGAGAGCGCCTACGCGGCCGGTTACCCCGGCGCAGGCGCCACCCTGGGGCCCATCATGACCATGGGTTACCTCGCCGGGCGGACCATCGCGGGCCAGGATCCCGAGTACGTCCCGGGCTCATTGGCTGGCGGCAACCACGCAGCGGAACTGGTAGGTGCCTGA
- a CDS encoding SDR family NAD(P)-dependent oxidoreductase — MNITHGRVAGKTAVITGGRGDLGSATAALFAEHGARVASLDMAGAPAVAAHENVREYDVDVTSEDSVAEAIRRVTEDIGAPDILVNAAGIIGPAGPSHTASGTDFDTIFNVNVKGVWLMTKHVVPGMIEKGAGSIINFSSIHGLTGGSSVPLYHATKGAVRLLSKSDAAAYGAHGIRVNSIHPGSMNTRMSRRSAEQSTVGPEAYYKQLLGSNPLPRQGEPEEIAYGVLYLASDESRFTTGSELVIDGGYTAV, encoded by the coding sequence ATGAACATCACGCACGGACGGGTCGCCGGCAAGACGGCGGTCATCACCGGCGGCCGGGGGGACCTTGGCAGCGCCACGGCGGCGCTTTTTGCGGAACACGGCGCCCGGGTTGCCAGCCTGGACATGGCAGGGGCACCGGCCGTTGCAGCCCATGAAAACGTCCGGGAGTACGACGTTGACGTCACCAGCGAGGACAGCGTTGCCGAGGCGATCCGCCGCGTCACCGAAGACATCGGCGCACCGGACATCCTGGTCAACGCCGCAGGCATCATCGGGCCCGCCGGGCCGTCCCACACCGCCTCCGGCACGGACTTCGACACCATCTTCAACGTCAACGTCAAAGGCGTCTGGCTGATGACCAAGCATGTGGTCCCCGGCATGATCGAAAAGGGCGCCGGCAGCATCATCAACTTCTCCTCCATCCACGGACTCACCGGAGGCAGCAGCGTGCCCCTGTACCACGCCACCAAAGGTGCCGTCCGGCTGCTCAGCAAGTCCGATGCCGCCGCCTACGGAGCCCACGGCATCAGGGTCAACTCCATCCACCCCGGCTCCATGAACACGCGGATGAGCCGGCGCTCCGCGGAACAATCCACGGTTGGCCCCGAGGCGTACTACAAGCAGCTGCTCGGCTCCAACCCGCTGCCCCGGCAGGGGGAACCGGAGGAAATCGCCTACGGCGTCCTGTACCTGGCCTCGGACGAATCCCGTTTCACCACCGGTTCGGAACTCGTGATCGACGGCGGTTACACCGCGGTCTGA
- a CDS encoding IclR family transcriptional regulator, which translates to MANSASGESMIARFVRVVSAFDDRHQTMTVAELARRTGLPVTTTYRLVNELLHERLLEREPGGAVHIGTKMWELASRGSKMVGLREAALPFMEDVQSVVQHATTLGILDSDEILYIERIGTHATVVDISKIAGRLPLHATSSGLVLLAHSPAAYQDKILARPLYKYTDTTLTEPMVLRRHLADIRHRGFAAMPGVIVPETTGIAVPVFGPDNTAVAALSVIVPRTEENDSARVPVLMAGARGVSRALGWRGELKGTVRRSQ; encoded by the coding sequence GTGGCCAATTCCGCATCCGGCGAGTCGATGATCGCCCGCTTTGTCAGGGTGGTGAGCGCGTTCGATGACCGCCACCAGACCATGACCGTCGCCGAACTGGCCCGCAGGACCGGGCTCCCGGTCACCACCACGTACCGGCTGGTCAACGAACTGCTGCACGAGCGCCTCCTGGAGCGCGAGCCGGGCGGCGCCGTGCATATTGGAACAAAAATGTGGGAACTGGCATCCCGCGGCTCCAAGATGGTGGGCCTGCGCGAGGCGGCGCTGCCGTTTATGGAGGACGTCCAGTCCGTGGTCCAGCACGCCACAACCTTGGGCATCCTGGATTCGGACGAGATCCTCTACATCGAACGCATCGGCACCCATGCAACGGTGGTGGACATTTCCAAAATCGCCGGCCGGCTCCCGCTGCACGCCACGTCGTCGGGACTGGTCTTGCTGGCCCACTCCCCAGCCGCCTACCAGGACAAAATCCTCGCCAGGCCGCTGTACAAATACACCGACACCACCCTCACGGAGCCGATGGTGCTGCGGCGCCACCTGGCCGATATCCGGCACCGGGGCTTCGCCGCCATGCCCGGCGTGATTGTTCCCGAGACCACCGGCATTGCCGTGCCGGTGTTCGGACCGGACAACACGGCAGTGGCAGCCCTGAGCGTCATCGTGCCGCGGACCGAGGAGAACGACTCCGCCCGGGTGCCGGTGCTTATGGCCGGAGCCCGCGGGGTTTCGCGCGCCCTGGGCTGGCGGGGCGAGCTCAAAGGAACTGTCCGCCGAAGCCAATGA
- a CDS encoding FAD-dependent oxidoreductase — protein sequence MSKSVVCDVLVIGSGVAGMAAALKAASQGLTVIVAEKEQYFGGTTAISAGWAWVPGNKQGVEQGDSREEAETYLKNLAPDTFNEAGVRSFLDTVPEALAFFEDETDVKFTYPEKSPDYKMDLPGARLSGRAILPQDVDARVLGDKRLLMQPYMSSYTVFGYMPQVGPDINEFFHVNQSLRSFVYVAKKLLRTWFDAARYKRPVLRSNGNALMTRMVKSADDLGVRLWNSSPALSLTRDDAGTVTGAVIGGQRAATVTAKLGVILAAGGFSGNKELRRQYFPHDADGDDHFTPTVGHGGDAATLALSAGGYIDNSVFSVGSWAPVTVFQYLNGKERLFPHLRAIGLPGLIAVDRHGKRFGNEALSYHDFGGAMIGHNQDEDKTFGYVIGDARTMHKYGIGYAKPWPMPRGYFYKTGYLVKGATLEELAGKLGIDADGLKATVAEFNPAAERGEDPAFGRGSTLYNNFRGDMDHKPNPNLAIVGKGPYYAAKIQMGDLGTFAGIGVNGSSEVETEEGTAIPGLIAVGSAAVSVFGGGYPGYGSHIGPALVFGYRAGRDIAKLAAARGRTSELVDRA from the coding sequence ATGAGTAAGAGTGTTGTGTGTGATGTCCTGGTGATCGGGTCCGGTGTGGCCGGGATGGCCGCAGCGTTGAAAGCCGCATCGCAGGGACTGACCGTGATTGTCGCCGAGAAGGAGCAGTACTTCGGCGGAACCACCGCGATCTCGGCCGGCTGGGCCTGGGTCCCCGGCAACAAGCAGGGCGTGGAACAGGGGGACAGCCGCGAGGAAGCGGAAACCTACTTGAAGAACCTCGCACCGGACACGTTCAACGAGGCCGGAGTCCGCAGCTTCCTGGATACCGTGCCCGAGGCCCTCGCGTTCTTCGAGGACGAGACCGACGTGAAGTTCACGTACCCGGAGAAATCCCCGGACTACAAGATGGACTTGCCCGGGGCCAGGCTCTCCGGCCGGGCGATCCTGCCGCAGGACGTTGACGCGCGCGTCCTCGGTGACAAGCGCCTCCTGATGCAGCCGTACATGAGCTCCTACACGGTGTTCGGCTACATGCCGCAGGTGGGCCCGGATATCAACGAGTTCTTCCACGTCAACCAGTCGCTCAGATCCTTCGTATACGTAGCGAAGAAGCTGCTCCGGACCTGGTTCGACGCAGCCCGGTACAAGCGGCCGGTGCTCCGGTCCAACGGCAATGCGCTGATGACGCGTATGGTTAAAAGTGCCGATGACCTGGGTGTCCGGCTCTGGAACTCCTCGCCGGCGCTTTCGCTGACAAGGGACGACGCCGGGACCGTCACCGGGGCGGTCATAGGTGGCCAGCGTGCCGCCACCGTGACCGCGAAGCTGGGGGTCATCCTGGCTGCCGGCGGATTCTCAGGCAACAAGGAACTGCGCCGGCAGTACTTCCCGCACGACGCCGACGGGGACGACCACTTCACTCCCACCGTGGGCCACGGCGGCGACGCCGCCACCCTGGCGCTCAGCGCTGGCGGATATATCGACAACTCGGTGTTCAGCGTGGGCTCCTGGGCGCCTGTCACGGTCTTCCAATACCTCAACGGCAAGGAGCGGCTCTTCCCGCACCTCCGGGCCATCGGGCTGCCAGGGCTGATCGCTGTGGACCGCCACGGCAAACGATTCGGCAACGAGGCCCTCAGCTACCACGACTTCGGCGGCGCCATGATCGGGCACAACCAAGACGAGGACAAGACCTTCGGTTACGTCATCGGCGATGCCAGGACCATGCACAAGTACGGCATCGGCTATGCCAAGCCCTGGCCCATGCCCCGCGGCTACTTCTACAAGACTGGCTACCTGGTCAAAGGCGCCACGCTGGAAGAGCTCGCCGGCAAGCTCGGCATCGACGCCGATGGGCTCAAGGCCACCGTGGCTGAGTTCAACCCGGCTGCCGAACGCGGCGAGGACCCGGCATTCGGCCGCGGCTCCACCCTGTACAACAACTTCCGCGGCGACATGGACCACAAGCCCAACCCCAACCTGGCAATCGTGGGCAAGGGGCCGTACTACGCGGCCAAGATCCAGATGGGCGATCTGGGCACCTTCGCCGGCATTGGCGTCAATGGGTCCTCCGAGGTGGAAACCGAGGAGGGCACCGCCATTCCGGGGCTGATCGCCGTCGGCTCGGCGGCGGTGAGCGTCTTCGGCGGCGGGTACCCAGGCTACGGCTCCCACATCGGCCCCGCCCTGGTCTTCGGGTACCGGGCCGGCCGGGATATTGCCAAGCTCGCCGCCGCGCGCGGCCGGACTTCCGAGCTGGTGGACCGTGCATAG
- a CDS encoding SDR family NAD(P)-dependent oxidoreductase produces the protein MHSAGSAVVTGGGAGIGEAIALKLGEAGYAVTIGDIGEAAGVAAKITAGGGHAQFVPTDVTDEESVRALMETAAATYGSLDVLVANAGIPEVKAAVHELDLSKWQRVLDVNLSGVALCNKWAVATILEGRRRYAGPGTASVINMASILAHVGQPNSNAYSAAKAAVVNFTRSAALTYAKEGIRFNAVSPGYVDTALLTQLPEETRSQMISKQPIGRLLRPEEIANVVLFLAGDSSSALTGSVINADGGYTAV, from the coding sequence GTGCATAGCGCTGGATCCGCGGTGGTTACCGGAGGAGGCGCCGGGATCGGCGAAGCCATCGCCCTGAAGCTTGGGGAGGCTGGCTACGCGGTGACCATCGGAGACATCGGCGAGGCGGCCGGCGTGGCTGCGAAGATCACAGCCGGTGGCGGGCACGCGCAGTTTGTCCCCACGGACGTGACCGACGAAGAGTCGGTCCGCGCCCTGATGGAAACGGCGGCCGCTACCTACGGAAGCCTGGACGTCCTGGTGGCTAACGCCGGCATTCCGGAAGTGAAGGCCGCCGTTCACGAACTGGACCTGTCCAAGTGGCAGCGCGTCCTGGACGTCAACCTCAGCGGCGTGGCGCTCTGCAACAAATGGGCCGTGGCCACCATCCTCGAGGGTCGGCGCCGCTATGCAGGACCGGGGACAGCCTCAGTGATCAATATGGCATCGATTCTGGCCCATGTGGGGCAACCGAACAGTAATGCCTACTCCGCAGCAAAGGCAGCCGTCGTCAACTTCACCCGCTCGGCAGCGCTGACGTACGCAAAGGAAGGTATCCGGTTCAACGCCGTGTCACCTGGCTACGTGGACACGGCGTTGCTGACCCAGCTACCGGAAGAAACACGCTCCCAGATGATTTCCAAACAACCCATCGGGCGGCTGCTTCGGCCCGAGGAGATCGCCAACGTGGTTCTCTTTCTCGCGGGCGACAGTTCGTCGGCGCTGACTGGATCCGTCATCAATGCCGACGGCGGATACACCGCCGTGTAG
- a CDS encoding DUF4386 domain-containing protein, which produces MNSARKTALTAGVFYLATFASSVPAVFLLGPVLSDPNYVTSAGNDTSVIWGCLLDLVNAAACVGTAVALFPVVRLQNESLALGFVTSRMFEAAVIAIGVVSLLAVVTLRQAGTSGTDHSSLIAAARALVDVRDWTFLIGPGMVPAVNALLLGYLLFRSRLVPRIIPVMGLIGAPLLLISAITTMFGINDQVSVMSAVATLPIFLWELSLGLYLTFKGFKPAAVLDGAHSTHSRRGRM; this is translated from the coding sequence TTGAATTCTGCAAGGAAGACCGCGCTCACCGCGGGAGTGTTCTACCTCGCTACCTTTGCCAGCTCCGTTCCTGCCGTCTTCCTTCTGGGACCTGTGCTGAGCGATCCGAACTACGTCACCAGCGCCGGCAATGACACCAGCGTGATCTGGGGCTGCCTGCTCGATCTGGTCAATGCCGCAGCCTGCGTGGGCACCGCAGTGGCCCTGTTCCCAGTGGTTAGACTGCAGAATGAGAGCCTCGCGTTGGGCTTTGTCACCTCGCGCATGTTCGAAGCCGCCGTTATCGCCATCGGCGTCGTCAGCCTCCTGGCAGTGGTGACCCTGAGGCAGGCAGGAACTTCCGGAACGGACCACAGCTCACTGATCGCAGCCGCCCGGGCACTCGTGGACGTGCGGGACTGGACGTTCCTCATCGGACCCGGGATGGTCCCGGCCGTCAATGCACTGCTGCTGGGCTACCTGCTGTTCCGCTCAAGGCTCGTACCGCGCATCATCCCTGTGATGGGCCTCATCGGCGCCCCGCTACTGCTCATCTCAGCAATAACAACCATGTTCGGCATCAACGACCAGGTTTCCGTCATGTCGGCGGTTGCGACCCTGCCAATCTTCCTCTGGGAACTGTCACTGGGGCTCTATCTGACCTTCAAGGGATTCAAACCGGCAGCTGTCCTCGACGGGGCTCATTCGACACATTCTCGCCGGGGACGCATGTGA
- a CDS encoding DUF4259 domain-containing protein, translated as MGAWGYLPFENDDALDWLEELEAGGADVVRKALAKAGLGYVEAPDGAIALAAAEITAASQGNPLGDLPENVADWVTAHGPEITAEDVEMALEAVERVAGEQSELAELWDGADEPQWRESLDDLTERLRAALQ; from the coding sequence ATGGGCGCATGGGGTTATCTGCCGTTTGAGAACGACGACGCGCTGGACTGGCTGGAGGAGCTCGAAGCCGGCGGGGCGGACGTCGTACGCAAGGCCCTGGCCAAGGCGGGCCTTGGCTATGTCGAGGCGCCGGACGGGGCGATTGCCCTCGCCGCCGCGGAGATCACCGCCGCCAGCCAGGGCAACCCGCTGGGCGACCTGCCCGAGAACGTCGCCGACTGGGTCACCGCCCACGGTCCCGAGATCACCGCCGAGGACGTCGAAATGGCCCTTGAAGCTGTCGAACGGGTCGCGGGGGAGCAGTCCGAGCTGGCCGAACTGTGGGACGGCGCCGACGAACCCCAATGGCGCGAATCCCTCGACGACCTCACAGAGCGGCTGCGCGCTGCGCTGCAGTAG